In a genomic window of Quercus lobata isolate SW786 chromosome 4, ValleyOak3.0 Primary Assembly, whole genome shotgun sequence:
- the LOC115985897 gene encoding uncharacterized protein LOC115985897 produces the protein MSIKQREDETLRSYIARFDKKALSIDEADDKILVSAFTNGLQKGKFLFSLYKNDLMTMSDVLYRVTKYMNAEDALLAQKERPKKKERQEDTRQDRGRKMARTGKRRDDRRSKSPVGRFTSFTPLTAPIDQVLM, from the coding sequence ATGAGTATCAAGCAACGAGAGGATGAGACGTTGAGGTCTTACATAGCTCGCTTTGACAAAAAAGCACTTTCAATCGATGAGGCCGATGATAAGATACTTGTATCTGCATTCACCAATGGGTTACAGAAGGGTAAGTTTCTATTTTCATTATATAAGAACGACCTAATGACTATGTCAGATGTACTTTACAGGGTGACCAAATACATGAATGCTGAAGACGCACTTCTGGCCCAAAAGGAAAGGcccaagaagaaagaaagacagGAGGACACACGGCAAGACAGAGGGCGGAAGATGGCAAGAACGGGAAAACGAAGGGATGACAGGCGCTCCAAGTCTCCTGTGGGGAGGTTCACGAGCTTCACCCCACTGACTGCCCCGATCGACCAAGTCCTGATGTAA